The following are from one region of the Streptococcus sp. 1643 genome:
- a CDS encoding prephenate dehydrogenase has translation MAKTIYIAGLGLIGASMALGIKRDHPDYEILGYNRSQASRDIALERGMIDRATDDFASFAPLADVIILTLPIKQTIAFIKELANLDLKEGVIISDAGSTKSAIVEAAEKYLAGKPVRFVGAHPMAGSHKTGAASADVNLFENAYYIFTPSSLTSPGTLEEMKDLLSGLHARFIEIDAKEHDRVTSQISHFPHILASSLMEQTAVYAQEHEMARRFAAGGFRDMTRIAESEPGMWTSILLSNRETILDRIEDFKERLDEVGQAISKGDEEQIWNFFNQAREQRQAMEIHKRGGVDSSYDLYVDVPDEEDVILRILELLRGTSLVNIHINEENREDIHGILQISFKNAQDLERAERLITENTDYTVVIK, from the coding sequence ATGGCAAAAACCATCTATATCGCAGGTCTCGGTTTGATTGGTGCTTCGATGGCACTCGGTATCAAGCGTGATCATCCGGATTATGAAATTTTGGGTTATAATCGCAGTCAGGCTTCGAGAGATATTGCCTTGGAGCGGGGGATGATTGACCGTGCGACGGATGATTTTGCCAGTTTCGCTCCCCTAGCAGATGTCATCATCTTGACCTTGCCAATCAAACAGACCATTGCTTTTATTAAGGAGCTGGCAAACTTAGACTTGAAGGAAGGCGTCATTATCTCGGATGCCGGCTCGACCAAGTCAGCCATTGTGGAAGCAGCGGAGAAGTATTTAGCTGGCAAGCCTGTTCGCTTTGTTGGGGCCCATCCCATGGCTGGTAGCCACAAGACAGGGGCTGCTTCTGCGGATGTTAATCTCTTCGAAAATGCCTATTATATCTTTACGCCTTCGAGTCTGACAAGTCCTGGCACGCTTGAGGAAATGAAGGATCTGCTTTCAGGCCTTCATGCTCGTTTTATCGAGATTGATGCCAAGGAGCATGATCGGGTGACTTCTCAGATTAGTCATTTTCCTCATATTCTGGCTTCCAGCCTCATGGAGCAGACAGCGGTCTATGCACAAGAACATGAGATGGCAAGGCGCTTTGCGGCGGGTGGTTTTCGAGATATGACTCGCATTGCGGAAAGCGAGCCAGGTATGTGGACTTCCATTCTCTTGTCCAATCGTGAGACTATTCTAGATCGGATTGAGGATTTCAAGGAGCGCCTAGATGAGGTTGGACAAGCCATCAGCAAGGGAGATGAAGAGCAAATCTGGAACTTTTTCAATCAAGCGCGTGAGCAACGTCAGGCCATGGAAATCCATAAACGTGGAGGCGTGGACAGTTCTTATGACCTCTATGTTGATGTTCCCGACGAGGAAGATGTTATCTTGCGGATTTTGGAATTGCTACGTGGAACTTCCTTGGTCAATATCCACATCAACGAAGAAAATCGTGAGGATATTCACGGGATTCTACAAATTTCCTTTAAAAATGCTCAAGATTTAGAACGAGCGGAACGCTTAATTACAGAAAATACAGACTATACAGTCGTCATCAAATAA
- a CDS encoding YlbF/YmcA family competence regulator, which produces MSNIYDSANELSRGLRELPEYKAVKAAKDAIQADEQASKIFADYLAFQQEIQVMAQTGQMPDASFQEKMQSFSKQIQENALLSDFFAKQQQLSIYLSDIEKIVFEPVSELLK; this is translated from the coding sequence ATGTCAAATATTTACGATAGTGCAAACGAACTTAGCCGCGGGTTACGTGAATTACCAGAATACAAGGCGGTTAAGGCAGCAAAAGATGCCATCCAAGCTGATGAACAAGCTAGCAAGATTTTTGCAGACTACCTCGCTTTCCAGCAAGAAATCCAAGTCATGGCGCAAACGGGACAAATGCCAGACGCCTCTTTCCAAGAAAAGATGCAGTCTTTCAGCAAACAAATCCAAGAGAACGCTCTTTTGTCAGATTTCTTTGCCAAACAGCAACAATTGTCCATTTACCTTTCAGACATTGAAAAAATTGTCTTTGAACCTGTTTCAGAATTATTGAAATAG
- the aroC gene encoding chorismate synthase, with the protein MRYLTAGESHGPRLTAIIEGIPAGLPLTAEDINGDLKRRQGGYGRGGRMKIESDQVVFTSGVRHGKTTGAPITMDVINKDHQKWLDIMSAEDIEDRLKSKRKITHPRPGHADLVGGIKYRFDDLRNSLERSSARETTMRVAVGAVAKRLLAELDMEIANHVVVFGGKEIDVPENLTVAEIKERAAQSEVSIVNREREQEIKDYIDQIKRDGDTIGGVVETVVGGVPVGLGSYVQWDRKLDARLAQAVVSINAFKGVEFGLGFEAGYRKGSQVMDEILWSKEDGYTRRTNNLGGFEGGMTNGQPIVVRGVMKPIPTLYKPLMSVDIETHEPYKATVERSDPTALPAAGVVMEAVVATVLAQEILEKFSSDNLEELKEAVAKHRDYTKNY; encoded by the coding sequence ATGAGATATTTAACTGCAGGAGAATCACACGGTCCTCGTTTGACGGCTATCATTGAAGGAATTCCCGCTGGACTTCCTTTGACAGCTGAGGATATTAATGGAGACCTTAAACGCCGTCAGGGTGGCTATGGTCGTGGTGGCCGTATGAAAATTGAGAGTGACCAGGTTGTCTTTACTTCAGGTGTTCGCCACGGGAAGACGACAGGGGCTCCTATTACCATGGATGTCATCAATAAGGACCACCAAAAATGGCTGGATATCATGTCTGCAGAGGACATTGAAGACCGCCTTAAAAGCAAACGAAAAATTACCCATCCTCGCCCAGGTCATGCCGATTTAGTTGGGGGCATCAAGTACCGTTTTGATGATTTGAGAAATTCTTTGGAGCGTTCATCAGCTCGTGAAACCACCATGAGAGTGGCAGTTGGGGCAGTAGCTAAACGTCTCTTAGCTGAACTGGATATGGAGATTGCTAACCATGTCGTGGTCTTTGGTGGCAAGGAAATCGATGTTCCTGAAAATCTGACAGTCGCTGAGATTAAGGAACGAGCTGCCCAGTCTGAAGTTTCTATTGTCAACCGAGAGCGGGAACAGGAAATCAAGGACTATATTGACCAAATCAAACGTGACGGTGATACCATTGGTGGGGTTGTGGAGACAGTCGTCGGAGGTGTTCCAGTTGGTCTTGGTTCCTATGTCCAATGGGACAGAAAATTGGATGCGCGATTGGCACAAGCAGTTGTTTCTATCAATGCCTTTAAAGGGGTGGAATTTGGTCTCGGATTTGAAGCTGGTTACCGAAAAGGCAGCCAGGTTATGGATGAAATTCTCTGGTCTAAAGAAGACGGCTATACTCGTCGTACCAATAATCTAGGTGGTTTCGAAGGTGGTATGACCAATGGGCAACCAATTGTTGTTCGTGGTGTTATGAAACCCATTCCCACTCTTTACAAACCATTGATGAGTGTGGATATCGAAACCCACGAACCTTACAAGGCAACCGTGGAGAGAAGTGATCCGACCGCCCTTCCAGCTGCAGGTGTGGTCATGGAAGCCGTTGTTGCCACCGTTTTGGCGCAGGAAATTCTTGAAAAATTCTCATCAGATAATCTTGAAGAATTAAAAGAGGCAGTTGCCAAGCACCGAGACTATACAAAGAACTATTAA